agagaacgagcgcacaagcagggggagcaggaggcagagggagaagcaagcttcctgctgagcagcgagcccgatgtaggacttgatcccaggactctgggatcttgacctgagctgaaggcagctgcttaaccaactgagccacccaggtgcccctagaagttcttaattttaatgaagtcctaCATACTGATCTTTTCCTTTATAGTTAGTACTTTTGTGTTCAGTTCAGAAATCTTTGTCCCtaggtcatgaagatattcttcTGTTTGTTATCTTGtaaaagctttattattttatttttcatatttaagtctCTCATTCATCTGGAATCGATTTTTATGTGTGCATAAGGTAAGGGTgaaggttcatttttttctccatactGATATGCAGTTGATCTAGCaccattaattatttaaaaaaaaatcatcctttatCTGCTGCATTGCCATGACACCATTGTTGATTCAGGTAACCATATATATGTGCTTCTGTTTCTGGGCTGCATGGTTTCAGCTGAACTTGTAGCAGTAGATGATTATATATGGTCCGAAGTATATTAAGTCATGTGAAACCTGAAGAAGTTGGGAAATGAGAAAGCAGTTTTCAAAGGGAATGTGTGTGTAAATAGTCGTATGTGTACTTGTCCAAGTCTGCATCTGGGTGAATGTATGTAGATTCGTGGATCTAAATCTTCTCTTCGCATCTGTTTGACCATTGGGTCTTTCTTCTGAATGTGGGTGCGTAAGTGCCCATGAGCTCACACGGGTATCTCCATCTTAGCAacctgtgtgtgtgcctgagtTTGTATTCGATCTCCTTAGTATCCATCTGTGTAGCCGCAGGGTTTTCTCCTTTGCCTGATTTTGTACCCAGGGTAAGAGTCCATTTTATTCTACCCAGAAAGCAGGAAAATGAGACTGCCCCTTGCATACATTTAAGTGGTAGGAATTAGAAAGTGGAGTCGTAGATGCTCACACACTAAGCCTGTCCCGAACTCCCATGTTTAACATGGCAGAACTGAGGCcatgagaaaggaaatgatttaCCTAACTTTACACAGGGAGTTATTGCCAGCGTGAAGTCAGAATCCCGTCTCTGAACTTACGGGCCAGATTTTTCTCTGGTCTAAAATTGTCTTTTGTTGTGATCTGCGGGGTGCAGGAAGAAATCGTGGGAGGGCATCGTTTATAgatggggtacctaggtggctcagttcgttaagcaattgccttcgttcggctcaggtcatgatcctggagtcctgggatcaagtcccacattgggctccctgctcagcagggagtctgcttctccctctgacctttcccctctcccgctctctctctctctcaaataaataaaataaaataaatctttaaaaagaaggtcTGATCTTTGAGCCAATCACCAATATgatctaaaaacagaaaaacagctcTTGAACCTTAGTTGGCAGGAATGAGACAATATTTGTACATCAGGGATGACAAGGCAACTACACTTGGAGACAGCATTGAGCTGTTCCAGGTTCAAATAGGCCCTTTTGATGGGGTCTGGTGGCCACCCTTGACTGGGTCACTTTGCTCTGTTCATTGCCGGAAGGAATGATATGGCTTTTGGGTCAGGGGAACCTTGTGAAAAGCAGGTGGGGAGGCAGCCTGAGGCAGAAACATCCTGTAAAGCACAGAGGTATTTGAGAAAGGTGTGACCTGAATAGGACATGGGGGAAAGGcaaggcagggggaagcagagaggatTATCAGACAGGCAGTCGGGGGGTCTGGAAGTGCCTGCACCCAGTGTAGGCCTTACGATTCTGCCTCGGGGAGCTCCTGCTGGAATGGAGGAACTTAGGTGACAGGGCAAGTGGGGAGATTGGAAGAGGCACAGGTTTTTGCAGAATAGGAATTCCGTTTTAGACAGGCGGCCCCAGATCTGGGAGTTAACTCCTGGCCGCCGCCCTTCTCCATCCTCTTCTTGCTTTCACAGGAATGCTccaaaatgggaagaaattcGATTCgtccagagacagaaacaaaccTTTCAAGTTCCGAATTGGCAAACAGGAAGTCATCAAGGGTTTTGAAGAGGGTGCAGCCCAGGTAGGATGGGAATCCTCAGTAGGGGGGATTCGGGGAGTCGGGAGTCTGGGCTCAGTACGCTGCCCTTGCCCTATTACAGACCGCCGTGGCTTGGCCTCTACTGCCAGGAATGCCAGCCAGATTCTGTCCTTGGCTTTGtgctcccaccccttccctctcatTGCCAGCATGACCCCTTCAAGTCACACTGGGGGCTCTCATTCCAAGCACATCCCTCCAGGCTTGCTCGGAACTAGCTTGGGAGGCCTGTGAGCTACCAGCTGTCTGGGACTGAGGCAGCAGGAGAGTTGGAGGGTGGAGAgacccaagttttttttttttgttttaacttaaaaatttcagACTTgcaaaaatatcacagaaatagtTCCCATATATTGTTTACCCAGATTCCCCACGTGTGAATGTTTTACATAACCGTAGTACAGTGATCAAATTACATGAGTTTGTGATCAATGACACATTAACATTGATACAGAACTATTAACCAATCCATTCAATTTTGAGGGTTGgttattcaaaatttaaaaatcgatttattcagatttcaccgcTTTATTCAAATTTCACCTGTCCTACCAGTGCCAGGTGTTGATGACTGCCATGGTGAGCCCTTGTTCATGCCCTTCTCCCTCGGTCTCTGAGGCCATTCAGTGCTCTGTTGGAGTAGGTCCCTCAGCCCTCCCCACCTCGAGGTGGCCTCTGATTGCTTCACGTCCTTAATGGACTGCTCCTGTTAACTCCTTGAGTGTATACTTGGATGTGTGCCCTTTATACAACCTCTTTACGTTCTTTTGGAAGAGGGTGAGGAACGATTATGAACAAATCGAAGTCTTGGGGCCATGCGCTAATTGAATAACCAGCAGTggttgttggatgaatgaatttgGGACTGCTTTGGTGGAAGTGACTGCCCCACAGTGAAGTCTCTGCTGGTCTGAGGCGGAATCTAAATCCTGCGTCACTCCAGTGTGCCACTCAGAAAATTCGTCTCAGATCTTCAGTTACCTTGAGGATGGTGTGGGAAAATGCCATAGttatcttacttttttcttttaaatcaagctgggtcctctttctcctctccccatctGCCCCCATCCCTGCTAGATGAGCTTGGGGCAGAGGGCGAAGCTGACCTGCACCCCTGATGTGGCGTATGGAGCCACGGGCCACCCTGGTGTCATCCCTCCCAATGCCACTCTCATCTTTGACGTGGAGCTGCTCAACTTAGAGTGAAGGCAGGAAGGAACTCGAGGTGGCTGGAGATGGCGGCTGCTCACCCTCCTAGCCTGCTCGGCCACTGGGACGGCTCCTCCTGCTCGGGGCTCTTGATCAGTGCGCTAACCTCACAGCCCCACAGCATTATCCATGCTCTGCCCAAGTTGCTCCGTATGTGTTTGTCATCGTTCACGCACATCTTTGCTTGAGGAAACTTCGGTTGCAGATCAAAGCATTTCAGGTTGTGCATTTTGCGTGATGCATGTCGTAGCCATTTCTGACCACAGAATACAGATTTCTTGTTCGCACAATCTACACTGCCTTACTTAAGCCAGACACACAAGGTGCTCAGACATGAAATGTACATGGTATACACAGAGGGACTTGAGCCAGTTACCTTTGCTGTCACTTCCTCTCTTAGAAATTCTGTTGGCTGCTGACTTACACAATGTCCTCTTTGGAAATGATATGTAAAATAAAGGCTATGTGCTTGACAAATTCCTGTCCATCCTTATTGCAGGAAGGAAGTGCTTTAAGGACTCCATAAGTCAGTTGCCCTTGGGAAAGAGTGGAAGGGAGCCTTCCAAGTAGCCAGGAATGATAAACAGCTATGATGTGAGTTTTGTACATGCTTGGCcttgttctatatatttttaaatgaaattgccACCAACCCTCTAAGCAGCCCGACAAGGTAGGTATTAACTTGCCACTCACCTCACAGGCTCAGAATTCTTCTCTAATTGAAGGGATATATTATGTTCAAACCCCATAGCCAAGCAATGTGGCATTAAGATCCGAACACCCTCCGTGACCTTGCAATATGTTTGGACTTAGAGGGACAAGCTCCCCTCACCCAGAGGGAAAAGACCACCATGCCTGAACGAATGAAGGTGTGTTAGGTCTTGGAGCCATGTGTTAACTCACACTGAGAAGTtacttttgaaaagaatgtgtggtTCTGAGcttgtttttgcatttatttacttttgcccTTACACTGGGGTATTATGATTCTGAACTTGTTTCCATATGTACTGCTTATTTTCATCTATATTTACTGTTAACTTATGGGTATTCCCAGTTGGGTTTTATAACCAGCCCACTTACTGGTGTGGTAATGTGGAGCCTGGGGCAATGTggctaagaatttttttcttttgacatagCTGAGAAAAGTTCTTAGCCATAGTCAGGGTTATTCTGTCAGTGAGGACTTGGAATTAAGATTGAGAGGCTGGTTGGTCAGTACTTACTTTCCCGCATAGATTCACTGATACGTGTCACATAATGTCATATATGAGATGCGGGTCCATGTCATCTTGGCGGCTTCATCTACCCCTTTTGTCTCCAGGAAGCCCTGGCTGTATTCCTCTGCTGAGGATCGAGGAGTTAGGAGGCCGTGTTTTaagatggaggaaaagaaatgagaaagggggTGCTTTGCTTTTAATTACCTGATCCCTGGTCTCACTTCTGTTGTGGGAGCAGACCAGCCAGAGGGTGCTGCACTCATTCCCTTctggttttttccttccttcagaaTGTCTTAGTCCCCAGCTTTTCTCAATGACACAGATGTCTGAAAATTTCTTAGGACTTTGCCTGTATAAGAGACGTACTCTTGTTTTCTGCTGTGACATCAataggataaaattaaaaatggcatcAAAGACCATTTCGGGTGTCCACCGTGGAGCTGAAGAAAGATCTCAGTGTAGAGTATTCAGAGGCTAGGTGGTCATGGGAGACACCcgcaaagaaaaccaaaacacaccAATGCAAACAACTACTGGCTAGCACCTGGAAAGAATATGCTAGGCCTTGCAGGCCCTGCGTCCCTGGTGCTCTTCAAAGATGATGCAGAAAATTATGAGACCGTATGCTAACAACTTTGGACACGGTCCTGTGAGAGCCATTTAGTTGTTAAGCAGGGAAGTGGTAATGAGATCTATGTCTTACTAGTCATTTTCAAATTTCCAGTCTATTCATACAAAATCTTTCTTAGAAACTCAAAATTTAACCTAGGTGGATATAAAGCAGCTCTGGCACACATCTATACGCATACATGTGCATGAACACAACACCATCATCCCTTGTACTCTTAAAAGC
The window above is part of the Lutra lutra chromosome 9, mLutLut1.2, whole genome shotgun sequence genome. Proteins encoded here:
- the FKBP1B gene encoding peptidyl-prolyl cis-trans isomerase FKBP1B isoform X1, whose amino-acid sequence is MGVEIETISPGDGRTFPKKGQTCVVHYTGMLQNGKKFDSSRDRNKPFKFRIGKQEVIKGFEEGAAQMSLGQRAKLTCTPDVAYGATGHPGVIPPNATLIFDVELLNLE
- the FKBP1B gene encoding peptidyl-prolyl cis-trans isomerase FKBP1B isoform X2: MGVEIETISPGDGRTFPKKGQTCVVHYTGMLQNGKKFDSSRDRNKPFKFRIGKQEVIKGFEEGAAQLGPLSPLPICPHPC